Proteins encoded in a region of the Ptychodera flava strain L36383 chromosome 4, AS_Pfla_20210202, whole genome shotgun sequence genome:
- the LOC139131851 gene encoding uncharacterized protein: MALSLRGPYRQRTDTSLKKKQTTPRTEDDDGNAIDDDNCVVCFHDDQSMFSTYQRPKRRIKSLKGVLGVKADEPGFLNRHPPARYTFMGLSPVEGNYHAKSLVKIPEPGFDRTQKGLSCGEALVCQPPVHWESARPSKSLFIPVRSSSNSTPRKASPRKLVQAYHINSSLGSDYTSSRCTTSTPEKFSAITVGGVRYKIQEHRTSSKAPSSTPVTTVTPISITLDMNFLRKDSTGED, translated from the exons ATGGCGCTCTCCCTTCGGGGACCATACAGACAG AGAACGGATACCAGTTTGAAGAAGAAACAAACAACGCCGAGGACTGAAGACGATGACGGGAATGCGATCG ACGATGATAACTGTGTGGTGTGTTTCCATGACGACCAGTCTATGTTTTCAACTTACCAG AGACCAAAACGGCGAATCAAAAGTCTGAAAGGAGTTCTCGGCGTGAAGGCCGATGAACCTGGCTTTCTGAATAGGCACCCGCCAGCCAGATACACCTTTATGGGACTTTCACCTGTTGAAGGGAATTACCATGCAAAA AGTTTGGTGAAAATTCCAGAGCCTGGTTTTGATCGGACGCAGAAGGGCTTGAGCTGTGGCGAGGCACTGGTGTGCCAACCGCCTGTACACTGGGAATCGGCAAGGCCGAGTAAGTCGCTGTTTATACCCGTAAGAAGCTCAAGCAACTCGACGCCGAGAAAAGCGAGTCCCAGAAAGCTAGTACAAGCTTACCATATCAATTCAAGCCTTGGTAGTGATTACACATCATCTAGATGCACCACCAGTACGCCAG AAAAATTCTCGGCCATCACCGTTGGGGGCGTAAGATACAAGATTCAAGAGCACCGAACCTCGTCGAAAGCGCCAAGTTCAACTCCAGTCACAACAGTTACACCTATAAGCATAACGTTGGACATGAACTTCCTTAGAAAGGACAGTACTGGAGAAGATTAG